The uncultured Desulfobulbus sp. genome window below encodes:
- the csm5 gene encoding type III-A CRISPR-associated RAMP protein Csm5 — protein sequence MGTETRSIRSVYQCELTTLTPVHIGSGDKYLRNFDFLYQNNKVSIFDRRKLFSLIEQGGVKLITSYTLAIENDTLEQWFTENHIKIQDILVHTFIAKKPPKDISIQQRDGQGNPYIPGSSLKGAIRTAVLAKLSLEDERKTVDAYLQNLKKRRKIDPKIADQDITQKFLGRDAKQSFMRSLTVGDFRFPLSSVGVQQVWLGRLTGEEEFKNKFPVSPISIEQLKREEKVLGQVSFDDFLGMEATEGKGSSYFNFPHMLSLSWLLEAMREKTVKTIASELEFLKDKSGNTIKGLQNFYHQLRTSCEQLATDEAVVQLGWGSGWRGMTGQLLEPEDLTTELRKQLKLAPNYMEFPFPKSRRSTEIHNQTMPMGWVKLKFIPKAEIIRRQKQERAEQEALEIARQEGWRKFLEAIQSAEVNWGYFDTHILNYQSRKEWQQFENVADWQARKDVAQSAKNLACQIRESNLQKWDTQRDEQLQSWLAVSGVNWELSSNNDTTSSSESEQQLIQQMQVYSDWNQFKIKPPDLVGMPLKALQALQAVFFKQGWHKKPPKKKAKQAQVEKYEAWQKIQQRVRDLGNN from the coding sequence GGTGAGTATTTTTGACCGGAGGAAACTTTTTAGCCTGATCGAGCAGGGTGGGGTAAAATTGATCACGTCCTATACCTTGGCCATTGAAAACGACACCCTCGAACAGTGGTTTACTGAAAATCACATTAAAATTCAGGATATCCTTGTCCATACATTCATAGCGAAAAAACCACCAAAAGATATCAGCATTCAGCAGCGTGACGGGCAGGGTAACCCTTATATACCGGGATCTTCCTTGAAAGGAGCTATTCGAACGGCAGTGCTGGCAAAACTTTCCCTGGAAGATGAAAGGAAAACTGTAGATGCTTACCTTCAAAACCTAAAAAAAAGACGTAAAATCGATCCGAAAATTGCCGACCAGGATATAACGCAAAAGTTTCTGGGGCGTGATGCCAAACAGAGTTTCATGCGCAGCCTGACAGTTGGCGATTTCCGTTTTCCGTTAAGCAGTGTCGGGGTTCAGCAGGTTTGGCTTGGCCGATTGACGGGTGAAGAGGAGTTTAAGAATAAATTTCCGGTATCCCCAATCAGCATAGAGCAGCTGAAAAGAGAGGAAAAAGTGCTCGGCCAGGTATCATTTGATGATTTTTTAGGCATGGAAGCAACAGAAGGCAAAGGCAGCTCTTATTTTAATTTTCCGCATATGTTATCCCTCTCCTGGCTTCTAGAGGCAATGCGTGAAAAAACCGTGAAAACCATAGCTTCCGAACTTGAGTTTCTCAAAGATAAAAGCGGCAATACAATCAAGGGATTACAGAATTTTTACCATCAACTACGGACGAGTTGTGAGCAGTTGGCAACGGATGAGGCAGTTGTCCAACTGGGGTGGGGCAGCGGTTGGCGCGGCATGACGGGCCAGTTGTTGGAGCCTGAGGATTTGACAACTGAGCTTCGCAAGCAGCTGAAGCTTGCCCCCAATTATATGGAATTTCCTTTCCCAAAGAGTCGACGGTCAACAGAAATACATAATCAAACCATGCCTATGGGGTGGGTAAAACTGAAGTTTATCCCAAAGGCTGAAATCATTCGGCGGCAGAAACAGGAAAGAGCGGAACAGGAGGCCTTAGAGATAGCCAGGCAGGAAGGTTGGAGAAAATTTCTGGAAGCCATTCAATCTGCTGAAGTGAATTGGGGTTATTTCGACACCCATATTCTCAACTACCAAAGTAGAAAAGAATGGCAACAATTTGAAAATGTAGCGGATTGGCAGGCAAGAAAAGATGTTGCCCAGTCAGCCAAAAATTTAGCTTGTCAAATCCGGGAGTCTAATCTTCAGAAATGGGATACGCAACGGGATGAACAGTTACAGTCTTGGCTTGCAGTCTCTGGAGTAAATTGGGAATTAAGCAGTAATAATGACACCACCTCGTCCTCAGAATCAGAGCAGCAACTCATTCAACAGATGCAAGTCTATTCCGACTGGAACCAGTTTAAAATCAAACCCCCTGATTTAGTAGGGATGCCGTTAAAGGCACTTCAAGCACTTCAAGCTGTCTTTTTTAAACAGGGGTGGCACAAGAAACCACCTAAAAAGAAAGCCAAACAGGCCCAGGTGGAAAAATACGAGGCGTGGCAGAAAATCCAGCAGCGGGTCAGAGATCTGGGAAATAACTGA
- the csx2 gene encoding TIGR02221 family CRISPR-associated protein, whose protein sequence is MAHKLISFLGKGRKGDSGYRRTRYHFKNSGREYHTPFFGQALLAELGHETPIDHFILLGTAASIWDVLFEEPLGLSELLLPLIDRVDTQTVDDALLQEIEPIIEADFVRRKLAKKVSLRTIPMGCDLEEQVALLQCMAQFAEPGDTFSMDVTHGFRSLPMLGLTCAMLLQQLQGVEILGLYYGALEMADADNRTPVVELTGLLRITQWLGALSAFHSSGDYGLFSHLLDDKESAVHLAQAGFLEKTMKISEARSHVQSARRKFAELADADPLFALFHDRLVQLTNWSDEPTYARRQLAAAENARRHRDYVRASSLAIEAQVSSEVGKNGNPTNFKDRQGAKEKLNAACRMSRKQSSPDVATYDELNILRNSLVHGTTPTRNDYGQQSTLKERGKLERRLDELLLLLHAHMMSP, encoded by the coding sequence ATGGCCCATAAACTCATCAGCTTTCTCGGCAAAGGACGCAAAGGCGATAGCGGGTACCGTCGGACCCGCTACCATTTTAAGAACAGTGGTCGCGAGTATCATACTCCGTTTTTCGGCCAGGCATTGCTGGCGGAGCTGGGCCATGAAACCCCGATCGACCACTTTATTCTCCTTGGCACCGCTGCTTCGATCTGGGATGTCCTGTTTGAAGAACCGTTGGGGCTCTCCGAGCTGTTGTTGCCTTTGATTGATCGGGTGGATACGCAAACCGTGGATGATGCACTCTTGCAGGAGATCGAGCCTATTATCGAGGCGGATTTTGTCCGCCGTAAGCTGGCCAAGAAAGTCTCCTTGCGCACCATCCCCATGGGGTGCGATCTTGAGGAACAGGTGGCCCTGCTGCAATGCATGGCCCAATTTGCCGAACCCGGCGATACGTTCAGCATGGACGTTACCCACGGGTTTCGCAGCCTGCCCATGCTTGGCCTGACCTGCGCCATGCTGCTGCAGCAGCTTCAGGGAGTGGAGATCCTGGGGTTGTACTATGGGGCCCTGGAAATGGCCGATGCGGACAACCGGACCCCGGTGGTGGAGTTGACCGGTCTGCTCCGGATAACCCAGTGGCTAGGGGCTTTGAGCGCCTTCCACTCCAGCGGCGATTATGGGTTGTTCAGCCATCTGTTGGATGATAAAGAATCGGCGGTCCACCTTGCACAGGCAGGGTTTCTTGAAAAGACCATGAAAATTAGCGAGGCCAGAAGCCATGTGCAAAGCGCTCGAAGGAAATTTGCCGAACTGGCGGATGCGGATCCTCTCTTTGCCCTGTTTCACGACCGGCTTGTTCAGCTGACAAACTGGAGCGATGAACCGACCTATGCCAGGCGTCAGTTGGCCGCTGCTGAAAACGCCCGTCGTCACAGAGATTACGTGCGGGCATCTTCACTGGCCATCGAAGCGCAAGTCAGCAGCGAGGTCGGAAAAAATGGTAACCCGACCAATTTCAAGGACAGGCAGGGGGCAAAGGAAAAACTCAATGCTGCATGCAGAATGAGCCGAAAACAATCATCACCAGATGTCGCCACCTATGATGAATTGAATATTCTCCGTAACTCCTTGGTGCATGGGACGACCCCCACCCGTAACGATTACGGCCAACAGAGTACTCTCAAAGAGAGGGGGAAACTGGAGAGACGGTTGGACGAGCTGCTCCTCTTGCTCCATGCTCACATGATGTCCCCGTAA
- a CDS encoding CRISPR-associated primase-polymerase type A1 yields MNGQQAVSETFVSTGADHRLLLDRLGKAAFDEAGQSFVQRALNAAPFWGDFTDTDIQHLAIIAQQHGLFTESGQVLAWLNQQQPECLQGWQAHLELLETLGKEKEALQLKAKARRFHPQAFAVTLQLAEQPVASQDEDHLFDPFLQLRRCQEETAAFMRLFQGREDAFARQWADREEQKKGYVPVKRALLPEDVQEHLQGRKTYGIYLLNGESEVFTGVIDVDLVARLRDRREATKEKESIRRESTYIYTRLMELAKKAGLTCIAEVSGGKGYHFWFPLARPVPAATVRQGLQSLLAGVAADVRCFNLELFPKQDQRTGKGFGNLVKLPLGVHRVTGKKSYFIGAKGQTLEQQLAWLTMQQPADPACMETLARQHRQADVVVHPKMADWAAQYPELAELSGKCSLLAQLVTMARSGREPAVREEKVLLGTLAHLERGRLLLHYLFSRSGQYNRPLLDYKISKVRGTPLGCKRIHSLLDQGFAGALPCSFSRGGYPHPLLHLSAYGPDEQPVQEQVVDLKDALLSLKTAIVQVERFLTP; encoded by the coding sequence ATGAACGGACAGCAGGCAGTCAGTGAAACCTTTGTCAGCACTGGTGCAGATCACCGGTTGCTGTTGGATCGTCTCGGCAAGGCCGCTTTCGACGAGGCCGGGCAGAGCTTTGTCCAGCGTGCTTTGAATGCGGCACCGTTCTGGGGTGATTTTACCGATACCGACATTCAACATCTGGCGATCATAGCCCAGCAACATGGCCTGTTTACCGAAAGCGGGCAGGTGCTGGCCTGGCTGAATCAGCAGCAGCCGGAGTGTTTGCAGGGGTGGCAGGCCCATCTGGAACTGCTCGAGACCCTGGGAAAGGAGAAAGAGGCCCTCCAGCTCAAGGCCAAGGCCCGCCGTTTTCATCCTCAGGCGTTTGCGGTAACTCTCCAGCTCGCTGAACAACCGGTGGCGTCGCAAGACGAAGACCACCTCTTTGATCCCTTTCTCCAGCTTCGCCGCTGTCAGGAAGAAACAGCGGCCTTCATGCGCCTCTTTCAGGGGCGGGAAGATGCCTTTGCCCGGCAATGGGCAGACCGCGAGGAGCAGAAGAAGGGATATGTGCCGGTGAAACGTGCGCTTTTGCCCGAAGATGTTCAGGAACACCTCCAGGGGCGAAAAACTTATGGCATCTATCTGTTGAACGGTGAGAGCGAGGTTTTCACCGGAGTTATCGATGTCGATCTGGTCGCCCGCCTGCGTGACCGCCGCGAGGCAACCAAGGAAAAAGAGTCGATCAGGCGGGAGTCGACCTACATCTACACTCGCCTGATGGAGCTGGCAAAAAAGGCTGGGCTCACCTGTATTGCCGAAGTCAGTGGCGGCAAGGGGTACCATTTCTGGTTTCCTCTTGCCCGGCCCGTGCCTGCGGCAACCGTACGCCAGGGGTTGCAATCTTTGCTGGCCGGGGTTGCGGCCGATGTCCGTTGTTTTAACCTGGAGCTGTTCCCCAAACAGGACCAGCGCACCGGCAAGGGGTTTGGCAATCTGGTCAAGCTGCCCCTGGGGGTGCACCGGGTGACGGGCAAGAAATCATATTTTATCGGGGCCAAGGGGCAGACTCTGGAACAGCAGCTGGCCTGGTTGACCATGCAGCAACCAGCAGACCCGGCCTGCATGGAAACCCTGGCCCGGCAGCATCGCCAGGCCGATGTGGTGGTGCATCCAAAAATGGCGGATTGGGCCGCGCAGTACCCTGAACTCGCCGAGCTCAGTGGCAAATGCTCGCTGCTGGCCCAGTTGGTTACCATGGCCCGTTCGGGCAGGGAACCGGCGGTGCGGGAGGAAAAGGTTCTGTTGGGCACGCTGGCTCACCTGGAACGGGGGCGCCTGCTCCTCCATTATCTGTTTTCCCGGTCCGGGCAGTACAACCGTCCCCTGCTTGACTACAAAATTTCCAAGGTGCGGGGGACGCCACTGGGCTGTAAACGGATCCACAGTTTGCTGGATCAGGGCTTTGCCGGTGCCTTGCCCTGCAGCTTTTCCCGGGGCGGTTACCCGCATCCGCTCTTGCATCTGTCTGCTTATGGTCCAGACGAGCAACCGGTGCAGGAGCAGGTGGTCGATCTTAAAGATGCCCTCTTGTCCCTGAAGACTGCCATTGTCCAGGTGGAACGATTCCTGACTCCCTGA
- the cas1 gene encoding CRISPR-associated endonuclease Cas1 — protein sequence MQTLYVLETGSYLRKEGETLVICKGKQRIETIPAAGLKQLALAGRASISGPVLDFLIHHGVDTIFMTMDGRFRARLLLDDSSHTALRQQQYVQLNDRRYSLQLAAAIVRQKLENQSRLLLRRASQYGLAELRATGAQIKALGPKCQEVKEMDALRGLEGYGSRLFFGAFGLLLRNDEFFFQGRNRRPPRDPVNALLSFVYTLFTNEVLNGIKNAGLDPYCGALHEIAAGRPSLACDLVEEWRPLAERLVLGLVNRRAIRLQDFLIRSPAEEGVGLPVSMKPNAARALIAAYQRQLDEPMPYPRTGQKTQVRWIIHSQCRHCAQCFQEKTVYTPFIMPR from the coding sequence ATGCAAACCCTCTATGTCCTTGAAACCGGCAGCTACCTGCGCAAAGAAGGGGAAACCCTGGTGATCTGTAAAGGCAAACAGCGGATTGAAACCATCCCGGCGGCCGGGTTGAAGCAACTCGCCCTGGCCGGTCGGGCATCGATCAGCGGTCCGGTGCTCGACTTCCTCATTCACCATGGGGTGGATACCATTTTCATGACCATGGATGGCCGTTTCCGGGCCCGGTTGCTGTTGGATGATTCCAGCCACACGGCGCTGCGGCAGCAGCAGTATGTGCAGCTCAATGATCGGCGCTACAGTCTGCAGCTGGCAGCCGCAATTGTTCGCCAGAAGCTTGAGAATCAGTCCCGCCTGCTGTTGCGGAGGGCCTCGCAGTATGGCCTGGCGGAATTACGGGCCACGGGGGCCCAGATCAAGGCACTTGGTCCCAAATGCCAAGAGGTTAAGGAAATGGACGCGTTGCGAGGGCTGGAGGGGTACGGCTCGCGGCTTTTCTTCGGCGCCTTTGGTCTGCTGCTGCGCAACGACGAGTTTTTTTTTCAGGGCCGAAACCGCCGACCGCCACGGGATCCGGTCAACGCCTTACTCTCCTTTGTCTATACCCTGTTCACCAATGAAGTGCTCAACGGCATCAAGAACGCCGGGCTCGATCCCTACTGCGGTGCCCTCCATGAGATTGCGGCGGGACGGCCTTCCCTGGCCTGCGATCTGGTTGAAGAGTGGCGCCCCCTGGCGGAACGACTGGTTCTGGGGCTGGTGAACCGCCGGGCTATTCGACTGCAGGATTTTCTCATCCGCTCTCCTGCAGAAGAGGGGGTGGGGTTGCCGGTATCGATGAAGCCCAATGCAGCCCGTGCCCTGATTGCTGCTTATCAGCGTCAACTGGATGAACCGATGCCTTACCCCCGCACCGGGCAGAAAACCCAGGTACGTTGGATTATCCACAGTCAGTGCCGTCACTGTGCCCAGTGCTTTCAAGAGAAGACTGTGTACACTCCGTTTATCATGCCACGGTGA
- the cas2 gene encoding CRISPR-associated endonuclease Cas2: MMYLICFDISDNRVRYRVVKALKGHGTRVQKSVFECPNLNEHRFLLLQQKMEELIDHGSDSVRYYRLCKACVAEVEWTGQGDAPRNRRFRVV; this comes from the coding sequence ATGATGTATCTTATCTGTTTTGATATCAGTGATAACCGGGTGCGTTACCGGGTGGTCAAGGCCTTGAAGGGGCACGGCACCCGGGTACAGAAATCAGTGTTTGAATGCCCGAACCTGAACGAACATCGTTTTCTACTGCTTCAGCAGAAGATGGAGGAACTGATCGACCATGGTTCGGACTCGGTGCGTTACTACCGCCTGTGTAAGGCCTGTGTTGCCGAGGTGGAGTGGACCGGTCAGGGCGATGCCCCTAGAAACAGGCGGTTTAGAGTGGTGTAG
- a CDS encoding diguanylate cyclase, whose translation MSKKMRHLSTVYQGEEDLLRIHNVIASHPPQQTLMQVFCGTSDMDEVRLLRSRLVKLFPGISIIGASSMGEIVDARLMKHSTVISVSMFDHARVKTAFIDQNNDLKVAGRTMGAAFEQSPPDVLIVFGCGIKNNSFINNSPFLRELHSVIGEVALAGGLAAGYEAHESRTFVFTDQGFIEEGFVAAALSGSKLCSYTAYTLGWVPIGKTMTVTHAEGNRLYAIDGIPVREIYNHYLGLDFDPSTIYFLNHFPLMTEKDSIGTTNPISAINQDGSFELIQEIRTGEQVRFSFCDVVLQEESAKNLNKVLAEYEPEVIFVYSCAFRMEIFGDDITVDMEALTCSNHSVGFFTFGEYFTEPGRCPRFFQQTMTVLALSESDSCQIKSHANPPITVNIAKADSRRLQILKVLSHLVSSTTQELETTNQELAEQANKDGLTGLANRRLFDQVLLHRLNEHRRSKGTLSLILIDVDFFKQFNDLYGHVSGDDCLRALAQVLKKTVKRTSDLAFRYGGEEFGCILSFTDHAGALAVAGTIRRSVECLKIPHERSTVNEYVTVSIGVVTVENPSNNLSSQELINDCDLLLYQAKKGGRNRIVGQFQAQNI comes from the coding sequence GTGAGTAAAAAAATGAGGCATTTGAGTACCGTCTATCAAGGAGAAGAAGATCTGCTGCGGATTCATAATGTCATTGCTTCTCATCCTCCGCAACAGACTTTGATGCAAGTTTTTTGTGGCACCTCAGATATGGATGAGGTGCGCCTGCTCAGGTCTCGACTCGTGAAATTGTTTCCTGGCATAAGCATCATTGGCGCAAGTTCGATGGGCGAGATTGTCGACGCGCGATTAATGAAGCACTCAACCGTGATCAGTGTTTCAATGTTTGATCATGCCAGGGTTAAAACGGCGTTTATAGATCAGAATAATGATTTGAAAGTTGCGGGGCGAACGATGGGGGCCGCCTTTGAACAGAGTCCCCCGGATGTACTCATTGTGTTTGGCTGTGGGATTAAAAATAATAGTTTTATAAACAACAGTCCTTTTCTCAGGGAGTTACATTCCGTAATCGGAGAAGTAGCACTTGCCGGCGGGCTAGCCGCTGGATATGAAGCCCATGAAAGTCGAACTTTTGTCTTCACGGATCAGGGATTTATCGAAGAAGGTTTTGTTGCCGCAGCTCTGTCAGGCAGCAAACTTTGCAGTTATACGGCCTATACTCTTGGATGGGTCCCGATAGGGAAAACAATGACGGTAACCCATGCGGAAGGCAACAGGCTCTATGCTATCGACGGCATCCCTGTCCGTGAAATATACAATCATTATCTTGGTCTTGATTTCGATCCTTCCACCATTTATTTCCTCAATCATTTTCCCTTAATGACGGAAAAGGACTCCATCGGGACAACCAACCCCATTTCAGCAATCAACCAGGATGGATCTTTCGAGCTCATACAAGAAATTCGTACCGGGGAGCAGGTTCGTTTCAGCTTTTGTGATGTCGTCCTTCAGGAAGAAAGTGCTAAAAATCTCAATAAAGTCCTTGCTGAATATGAACCGGAGGTGATTTTTGTCTATTCCTGCGCTTTCAGAATGGAGATTTTCGGTGATGATATTACTGTCGATATGGAGGCTTTAACATGTAGTAATCATTCAGTTGGATTTTTCACTTTTGGCGAATATTTCACTGAACCAGGCAGATGCCCACGCTTTTTTCAGCAAACGATGACTGTTCTGGCACTTTCAGAAAGCGATAGTTGTCAGATAAAGAGTCATGCCAATCCTCCGATTACCGTCAATATCGCAAAGGCAGATTCTCGCAGGCTGCAGATACTCAAGGTACTGAGCCATCTTGTTTCCAGCACGACGCAAGAACTGGAGACAACGAACCAGGAGCTGGCGGAACAGGCGAACAAGGATGGACTGACGGGCCTCGCCAACAGACGCCTTTTTGACCAGGTACTTCTACACAGACTGAATGAGCACAGACGCTCAAAAGGCACCCTTTCCCTCATTTTGATAGATGTTGATTTTTTTAAACAGTTCAATGATTTGTACGGACACGTTTCCGGCGACGATTGTCTACGGGCTCTCGCTCAGGTCCTTAAAAAAACGGTCAAACGGACCTCCGACCTAGCCTTTCGCTACGGAGGAGAAGAATTCGGCTGCATTCTCTCTTTTACCGATCATGCAGGAGCATTGGCGGTCGCGGGAACAATCCGCAGGAGCGTAGAGTGTCTCAAAATTCCCCATGAGCGATCTACTGTTAACGAATACGTAACTGTGAGCATTGGAGTAGTGACTGTAGAGAATCCCAGTAATAATCTTTCGTCACAGGAATTGATTAATGACTGTGATCTTTTATTGTACCAGGCTAAAAAAGGAGGGAGAAATCGGATTGTCGGTCAATTTCAGGCACAAAATATTTAA
- a CDS encoding PAS domain S-box protein — protein sequence MISRNQFEIFKIVLLYAVFGCIWIYFSDSIVHLFVVDSDVLTEVAIFKGIFFIFCTSILLYILIYRFNRKIHKSSIALNRSEGHLEALVQTIPDLIWLKDENGVYLSCNLQFEKYFGVDQSKIIGKTDYDFVDKNLADFFREHDHKAMEAGGPSTNEEWITYANNGGQVLLETIKTPMFTREGKLIGILGIGRDITDRKQMEDQLRENEQRLRAVFDSVEGVPIQGYDKDRRVIYWNFASELLYGYSHDEAIGRAFEELIIPEESRQEVIEGIRQWHDQGVPIPSGEIELLNKSGERLQVYSNHVMILNHWGEKEMFCIDVDLTERKRVEEVMRESEKRFATAFHYSPAPLVLSEVDTGLFIDVNDRWIEMLEFTREEQIGRTTKEVGIWDDPEERDRIVAKLRSDGRFKDEPIRFKTKSGKIIIALWSAESVNLSGQQVMLSMITDITQLKQAEEERERLSSQLQQAQKLESVGRLAGGIAHDFNNMLGVILGYAELALEKVDPASPLYGNLHRIHQAGERSADLTRQLLAFARKQTIAPKIIDINDTVEGMLNMLRRLIGEDIDLLWHPGRNLQQVKIDPSQLDQLLVNLCINARDAIEKMGKIIIETSVKSIDKDYCHDHLESQAGDYVMLEVSDDGCGMDQKILRHIFEPFFTTKGEGEGTGLGLASIYGIVKQNNGFINVYSEPGQGTTFKIYLPVCGTPSAEASEKTHGPPTEHGNETVLLVEDESAILEMTTMMLESLGYRVVATTTPGEAIRLAHEYQGRIDLLITDVVMPEMNGRELVGYLLSHYPDLKPLFMSGYTANVIAHHGVLDEGMHFIQKPFSKKDLGKKLREALEG from the coding sequence ATGATCTCAAGGAATCAATTTGAAATATTTAAAATAGTTCTTTTGTATGCAGTTTTTGGCTGTATCTGGATTTATTTTTCTGATTCAATTGTACATTTGTTTGTAGTTGATTCTGACGTCCTCACTGAGGTGGCTATTTTTAAGGGGATATTTTTTATTTTTTGTACCTCGATCTTGCTCTATATCTTGATATATAGATTTAATCGTAAGATTCATAAATCTAGTATTGCCCTAAATCGCAGCGAAGGTCATCTTGAAGCACTAGTGCAAACCATTCCTGATCTGATTTGGTTAAAGGATGAAAATGGAGTGTATCTTTCATGTAACCTCCAGTTTGAGAAATATTTTGGGGTAGACCAATCTAAAATTATAGGAAAAACAGATTATGATTTTGTAGACAAAAATCTTGCTGATTTCTTTCGTGAGCATGATCATAAAGCAATGGAGGCAGGTGGCCCAAGCACCAACGAAGAGTGGATCACCTATGCTAATAATGGTGGGCAAGTTTTGTTGGAAACAATCAAGACACCCATGTTTACCAGAGAAGGGAAGTTAATTGGTATCCTGGGTATCGGGAGAGACATCACCGATCGCAAGCAAATGGAAGATCAGTTGCGTGAAAACGAACAGCGTTTACGGGCGGTGTTTGATTCCGTGGAAGGCGTCCCAATTCAGGGGTATGACAAAGACCGTCGTGTCATCTATTGGAATTTCGCAAGCGAGTTACTTTACGGCTATTCGCATGATGAAGCCATTGGCAGGGCTTTTGAAGAACTGATTATTCCCGAAGAATCGCGGCAAGAAGTCATAGAAGGGATCCGGCAATGGCACGACCAAGGGGTTCCGATTCCTTCCGGGGAGATCGAACTCCTCAACAAGAGCGGCGAGCGGCTTCAGGTCTACTCTAACCATGTCATGATTCTCAACCATTGGGGAGAGAAGGAAATGTTCTGCATCGACGTGGATCTAACCGAGCGCAAACGGGTCGAGGAGGTGATGAGGGAGAGTGAAAAGCGCTTTGCTACCGCATTTCATTATAGCCCCGCACCTTTGGTTCTATCGGAAGTCGATACCGGTTTGTTTATCGATGTCAACGATCGCTGGATAGAGATGCTCGAGTTCACTCGTGAGGAGCAAATTGGGAGAACTACCAAGGAGGTCGGTATTTGGGACGATCCCGAAGAACGCGACCGTATTGTTGCCAAGCTTCGTTCCGATGGCCGCTTTAAAGATGAGCCCATTCGATTCAAGACCAAGTCTGGAAAAATTATCATCGCTCTCTGGTCGGCTGAAAGTGTCAATCTTTCGGGCCAGCAGGTAATGCTGTCGATGATTACGGACATCACGCAGTTGAAACAGGCCGAGGAAGAACGTGAACGCCTCAGCTCCCAACTTCAACAAGCCCAGAAGCTGGAATCCGTTGGGCGTTTGGCTGGGGGCATAGCCCATGACTTCAACAACATGCTTGGCGTAATTCTCGGCTATGCCGAGCTTGCCCTTGAGAAGGTAGATCCTGCGTCGCCACTATATGGCAACCTGCATAGGATTCACCAAGCCGGTGAGCGCTCAGCCGACCTGACACGACAGCTGCTGGCCTTTGCCCGCAAACAGACCATCGCTCCCAAGATCATAGATATAAACGACACAGTGGAGGGGATGCTCAATATGCTTCGTCGGTTGATCGGTGAGGATATCGATCTGCTCTGGCACCCCGGCAGAAACCTCCAGCAGGTCAAGATCGACCCTTCACAGCTTGATCAGCTCCTCGTTAATCTCTGCATCAACGCCCGAGATGCCATTGAAAAAATGGGCAAGATCATTATAGAAACAAGCGTAAAAAGCATTGATAAAGATTATTGTCATGACCATCTGGAGTCTCAAGCTGGAGACTACGTAATGCTCGAGGTTAGCGATGACGGCTGTGGAATGGACCAAAAAATTCTGCGTCATATCTTTGAACCTTTTTTTACCACCAAGGGAGAAGGAGAAGGTACCGGCCTGGGGCTGGCATCGATTTATGGTATAGTTAAGCAGAATAACGGTTTTATTAACGTCTATAGTGAGCCAGGCCAGGGAACGACATTTAAGATCTATTTACCAGTGTGTGGTACACCATCAGCCGAGGCGTCCGAAAAAACGCATGGCCCACCCACCGAACACGGAAACGAGACTGTTCTCCTTGTGGAAGATGAGTCGGCTATTTTGGAAATGACCACCATGATGCTGGAAAGTCTGGGGTATAGAGTGGTCGCTACCACAACCCCTGGCGAGGCTATCCGTCTGGCTCATGAATATCAGGGACGGATCGACCTGTTGATAACCGATGTTGTGATGCCAGAAATGAATGGCCGAGAGTTAGTCGGATACCTTCTCTCTCATTACCCGGATCTCAAGCCTCTGTTTATGTCCGGCTACACCGCGAACGTCATCGCTCACCACGGAGTGCTGGACGAAGGCATGCACTTTATTCAAAAACCTTTTTCAAAGAAAGACCTGGGGAAGAAGTTGCGGGAAGCTCTAGAAGGCTGA
- a CDS encoding ferritin family protein, protein MPQAIARIYRQYAKSLRTEFPASARVFEEMATEEDEHRRQLIAVHQKRFGEVIPLIRREHVSGFYARNPVWLIENLGLEKIRAEAFQMERQAEQFYRKAAQRTSDADIRRLLGDLAAIEARHSTLADGLTVEHLQDEERDAEDRTAHRQFVLTWVQPELAGLMDGSVSTLAPIFATAFATQNTHTTFLVGLAASVGAGISMGFTEAASDDGELSGRGSPAKRGLAAGVMTALVGLVMHSHILFRISG, encoded by the coding sequence TTGCCGCAAGCGATTGCACGTATTTACCGGCAATATGCCAAAAGTCTGCGAACAGAGTTCCCCGCATCTGCTCGCGTTTTTGAGGAAATGGCCACCGAGGAGGACGAGCACCGTCGGCAGCTGATTGCCGTACACCAGAAACGCTTCGGAGAGGTCATTCCTCTGATTCGTCGTGAGCATGTTTCTGGTTTCTACGCACGTAACCCCGTCTGGCTTATAGAAAATTTAGGGCTGGAAAAGATTCGTGCCGAGGCTTTTCAGATGGAGCGCCAAGCGGAACAATTTTACCGTAAGGCGGCCCAGCGCACATCGGATGCTGATATTCGACGTCTTCTCGGTGACCTTGCTGCCATAGAAGCCAGACATAGTACGCTTGCTGATGGTTTGACCGTCGAACATCTGCAAGATGAGGAGCGCGACGCGGAAGACCGTACTGCCCACCGCCAGTTTGTATTGACCTGGGTGCAGCCTGAGTTAGCAGGGTTGATGGATGGCTCCGTCTCGACCCTGGCACCGATTTTTGCGACAGCGTTTGCCACACAAAATACCCATACCACCTTTCTGGTTGGTCTGGCCGCGAGTGTAGGCGCCGGTATCTCGATGGGATTTACCGAAGCGGCCTCAGATGACGGCGAGTTATCAGGGCGGGGCAGTCCAGCTAAACGCGGTCTGGCCGCCGGAGTGATGACCGCTCTGGTGGGCTTGGTCATGCACTCCCATATCTTATTCCGCATTTCTGGTTAG